One Thermoanaerobaculum aquaticum genomic window, CCTCCTTTGGCCGCGGGCAGAAGGTTTACAACGTCATTGACGTGCGCCAGTCCTACCCGCAAAAGGTGGTGAAGGAAGCGGTGCGAGCGCTAGGGTTTCCGGAAAGCGCGGAAAACTCCATCCACTTTGCTTACGAAATGGTGGCCCTCACCCCCAAGGCCGTGCACCAATTGGAAGCGCAAACGGGCACTTCCTTTGGCCTCAACCCGGAGGAAGAAAAAAAGCCCTTTGTGGAGATGTCCGGACGCCGGGGCCTGGGCGTCAAGGCCGACGAACTCCTGACCACGCTGGTGGTGGAAGCCAAGAAGGCCATCCGCGAGCGGCTTCCCGAAGGGGAAAGCCCCGCCGATCTGGAAAGCCGTGCCCGGGACATTGCCGTGGGGGCTCTGCGCTACCAAATGGCCCGCCAGGGCCGCAACCGTGTATTGGCCTTTGACTTTGCGGAAGCCTTGGCCTTCGAAGGGGATACCGGGCCGTACCTGCAGTACTCGGCAGTGCGGGCCAAGAAGATCTTCGAAAAGCTCGCCCAGGCCGGGCTTGCGGGAAGCCCTGAGGAAGACGCCGCGGCGCTGGCCAGTACCCTGCTACCCAACGATCTCTGGGAGCTGGCCTTTTCCTGCCTCCGCACCCCGGAGGTGGTGGAAAAGGCCGTGGCTTCTCTGGAGTTTTCGCTTTTGGCCGGCCACGCCCGGGAGCTCGCCCAGACCTTCCACAACCTCTACCACCGCTACCCGGTGCTGCACGCGGAAAACGAACAGGAGCGGGCGGTGCGGCGGGCGGTCTTCCGCCTCTTCCTGCTCACCATCACCACGATCCTGGAAGAGCTTCTGGGCATCCCCGTCCCGGCGGAGATGTAACCCGGGCGCGGCCGGCACCCCCGCTATTCGGGAAGCGTGCGGTGGGTGCCGTCGCAAAAGGCCCCTTTGCCCGAGTGCTTGCACCCACACCAGGCCACCAGCTGCTTTTCGGTGATCTCCACCTTCACCGGCGAAAAGCCCGTGCCCTTGTGGGAGCCGTCGCAGAAGGGCTGGTTGGCCGAACGGCCGCAGGCGCACCAAAAGTACGTCCCCGGCTCCATTTCCAGCTTGTAAGGCTTCTTCTGGGCAATGGTAGGTTCTGCCATGCTCACCTCCTCTAGTAGTGCAATTCCACCACATCCCGGTCCCGCAGTTCAAAGTCCCGGGAAACCTTTTGTCCGTCCAGCTTGCCACCCCAAACCCGGGCAAAGGCCAGCTTTTCCGCAATGTCGCGGTGGATGCGCTCGGCCAGGTCCAAAACCGTTGAGCCCTGCGGCAGCACGAAAGGGGACGTGCGGTCGGCGGGCTTCCCCGGGGGCTTGGTGTACACGCGCACCAGCTGCAGCATCCGCCACAGCTTGACCTTGAAGGTTCCCAACCCCTGGTGGTTGGCCACCGAGATGCGCACCATGGGGTACTCGCCGCCGTACATCTCCTCCAGAACCTGCAGGTCCTCCTCCCGGGCGCGATCCACCTTGGATATCACCATGAGCGTGGGCAAAGGGGTGTCCCGGGGGTCAGCGTCTTCGGGGAGAGCCCCCACCAGCGGGATGCGCACCTCGGCGAGCCGCTGGCGAACCTCCTCCACGTCCTCGGGGAGCTCCGGGGAAGTGGGATCCACCACCAGGATGGCCGCATCGGCCCCCCGCACCACGTTGGGAAGCCAGGGGTCCAGGTGGGAGGCGGTCACCGGCGGCAAATCCACCAGCTGAACGTGCACGTCCTCAAAGGGCATCATCCCCGGTTGCGGGCGGGTGGTGGTGAAGGGGAAATCGGCAATGGCCGGCTCGGCCCTGGTCACCGCCGCTAAAAGCGAGGATTTGCCTGCGTTTGGGGGCCCTAGGATCACCACCTGCGCCGCTCCCTCGGGCTCTACCTTGAACGTCAGCCCGTGCTTGGCCGCGCGGCTTTCCTCCTCCTGACGTAAGCGGGCCAGGCGCCTCTTGATGTCCGCCTGCAGCTTTTCCGTCCCCTTGTGTTTGGGGATGGTGGCCAGCATTTCCTCCAGAGCCTGGCGCTTTTCCTCCAAGGTTCTGGCGGCCCTGAACTTGGCTTCGGCGGCCTTGTACTGGGGCGTGAGGTTCGCCGGCATGGCCTCATTCTACCCAACGGCAAACGCTAAACTGCCCCGGTATGGCCAGGCGCGTCCTTCTGGGAATTACGGCCGCCGGAATGGTGCTCGCTGGGGTTTTTGCGCTTCCCCTGCTGGCGTTTTTGGGAGCGCTCGCAGCGGTGACGGCACTCTTGCTGGCCTGCACGCGCACGCAAGAAAAGCCCAAACCGTCTTTCGCCCTCGCCTGGCTTTCCGCCCTAACGGTAGGTGTGGTGCTCTTGGGGGCGTTTCTGCTTAAAACCCACTCGCCATGGGGCTTTCTGTGGCTTTTGGGACCTGGCTTCCTGCTGGCCGCTCCGGTTTTTCTCCGGTGGTTTGCGGAAAGCGCGCGTAAGCCATGAGCGTGGCTCCCCTTTTCCTGCTGCTTTTGGGCGTCGCTTTGGCCCTGGCCCTGGTACGCCGCCGGCTTTCCGCCGCTGGGTTTTTAGCAGCCGATCACCAGGCGGGGGCGGTGCTGACGGGCCTGGCGGGCACCGCCATAGGGCTTTCGGCGTTCGTGTTCGTGGGGGGACCGGCGCTCTTTGCCCAGCTGGGATCAGGGGCTTTTTGGCTCATCCTCTCCGCGCCCTTTACCGGCGTTTTGCAGTGCTGGGTGGTGGGGGGCTGGATCCTGGCGCACCACCCGCGCCCCCTCACGGTGCCCGAGCTTCTGGGCCAGCGTTTTGGCCCTGGGGTGAGGGTCACCGCGGCGGTGCTGGTGGCGCTGGGCTGCCTGGCGGCGCTTTCGGTGCAGGCCCGGGCGGTGGCGGTGCTGGCCGAGGGGCTGGGAGGGGGCAGCGGCGAGGTTTGGGCGCTGGCGGTTTTTCTCGCCACCGCGGCGTACATGGCTGCCGGCGGCATGCGCGCCGGGGTTTGGGTGGACGCGGTGCAGGGCGTGATCATGGGGTTGGTGGCGGTGGCGCTGGCCGCCAGTGCCCTGCTGCACACCCGGGAAGCTGTTGCCAACCTCTTTGCCGCCGGTTCTCCCTGGCTTACCGTTTTTGGCAAGGTCCCTCCTTCCCAGGCGGTGGCCTGGTACCTGCTCTTCTGCCTGGGCACGCTGGCCCAGCCCCACTACCTGCAGAAGTTCTTCCTGCTCCGCTCCCGGGAGGAGCTCCGCCGCTTCCCCTGGGTGCTTACGGTAAGCCTCATGGCCGTGCTGACCGTGTGGGTGGGGGTGGGGCTTTCGGCGCTGGCCCTGGTGCAGCAGGGGGAGCTGCCGGCAGGCGCCGGGGACGCGGTGGTTCCCTTGCTTTTAAAACGGCTGGGGCCCACGGCGGTGCTGGCGGCGGCGGTGGGTTGCCTGGCCGCCATCATGTCCACGGTGGCTTCCTTCTGCAACCTGCTTTCGGCCTGCCTGGCTTACGACCTCCCCCAGGCCTTGGGCCGCCCTGGGTGGTCCCTTGCCTGGTCGCGGGTGGTGACCCTGGCCGGTGGGCTTTTAGGGACGCTCCTGGGGGTAGGCAGTAGCCGCTCCGTGGCGTTTTTGGGGGTTTTGGGGTGGGGGTTCTTCACCGCCTCGCTGCTGCCGGCGGTGTTGGCCGCCCGTTTTTCCCTTGGCTCATCCCGCGCGCTCGTCACGGCCATGGTGCTGGGGGCGGGGGTTTGCGCCGGTCTCGAGCTCTTCCGCCCGCACCTGCCGATGGGGCTGGAACCCGGGCTTTTGGGGGCCTCCCTGGGGCTTTTGTGGCTGGTGGCCTTTTCCCGGGAGGAAACGTGAGCTGGACCAAGGAAGACCTCACCTGGCTTTTGACCACCCTGCACGGGGCGGTCCGGGGGTTCCCCGCCACCACCCTGGCGCACGTGGAAAAAAGCAGGGATCCCTTTCGCCTTTTGGTGGCCTGCGTGATTTCCCTGCGCACCAAGGATCAGGTCACCGCCCAGGCCGCCGCCCGCCTCTTTGCGGTGGCCCCGGACGCAATGAGCCTGTCCCAGCTCCCCGCCGAGCGCATCGCCCAGCTCATTTACCCTGCGGGCTTTTACCGCACCAAGGCCCGGCAGCTGCAAAAGCTCGCCCAAATCCTGGTGGAACGGTGGGGTGGGCGGGTCCCGGAGTCCCGCGAAGAGCTTTTGAGCTTACCCGGCGTAGGCCGCAAAACCGCCAACCTGGTCCTGGGTTTGGGCTTCGGCATCCCCGCCATTTGCGTGGACACCCACGTGCACCGCATTGCCAACCGCCTGGGGCTGGTGCAAACCCGCCGCCCGGAAGAAACCGAAACCGCCCTGGAGCAGGTCTTGCCTTCCGAGTGGTGGATCCCCATCAACGACGTGCTGGTGACCTTTGGCCAGGAGGTCTGTACCCCGGTTTCCCCCAGGTGCTCCCGCTGCCCGGTGTCGTCCCGCTGCCCCAAGATTGGCGTGAACCGCCAGCGGTAAATCGGGCTGCAAAAAGCGAAGAGTGTGGGACCTGCGCTAAAAAATGTGGGAACCTCGCTAAAAAATGTGGCACCCGCGCTCCGTCGCGGGTCTTTTTTCTGTTTGCCGCCGCGGAGCGGCGGCCCCACATTTTTCGCGGCGGCCCCACAGGAGCGCGCGTCCAGCTTTGCTGGCGCGCATGGGGGCGCCGGGGGCCAAGCACGGCCACGGAGGGGTGGGGGAGCGTGGCCGTGCCCCCCGCGTCAGATAGCCGGCAGCCCCACATTGATCACGAAATGTGGGACCCGCGCTCCGTCGCGGGTCTTTTTTCTGTTTGCCGCCGCGGAGCGGCGGCGCCGCAGACAGCCCGGCTATGTTTGACGGTGCTCCCTACACGCCAAAATCTGCCGGCAGCTTGTTCATTTGGTTCTTCACGTCAGCTGCGCTCTTGTGCAGCAGGGCCAGCTCCTCCTGGGTGAGCTTGAGCTCGAACACCCCTTCCATACCGGAAGCGCCCAGCTTGCAGGGAACGCCAACCCACACGTCCTTAAGCCCGAACTCGCCCTGGAGGTACACCGAGCAGGGGAGGATCTTCTTGCGGTCCCTGACGATGGAATCCACCATCTCCCACACGCCAGCGGCCGGCGCGTAGTAGGCGGAGCCGGTCTTGAGCAGCTTGACGATCTCGCCACCACCTTGGGCGGTGCGCTGAACGATGGCGTCAATTTTCTCCTTGGGCAGAAGCTCCGGCAGCGGCACGCCGGAAACCGTGGTGTAACGAGGCAAGGGCACCATGGAATCGCCGTGGCCGCCCAAGACGATGGCAAACACGCTTTCGGTGGAAACGCCCATTTCCATGGCAATGAACGCCCGCATACGGGCGGTGTCCAGGATGCCGGCCATGCCGATCACCCGCTCCCGGGGGAACCCCGTTACCCGGCGCGCCACCTCGCACATCACGTCCAAGGGGTTTGTAACCATAATGACAATGGCATCCCGGGAGGTCTTGGCCACCCGGGACATGCACTCCGCCACGATCTTGGCGTTGGCATCCTGGAGATCGTCGCGGCTCATGCCGGGTTTCCGGGCTAGTCCAGCGGTCATCACCACGATATCCGAGCCCTCGGTGGGACCGTAGTCGTTGGTACCCACCAGAATGGAGTCGTGGTGCACCACCGGGGCGGCTTGGTAGAGGTCGAGGGCTTTGCCCTGAGGCATCCCCTCCACCACGTCTACCAGCACCACATCCCCCAAACCGCTTTCCGCCAACCGCATGGCGGTGGTGGATCCCACGTTGCCCGCACCAATCACTGTGATCTTGGGTTTCTTCATGGCCTTGCCTCCCTTCGGGTCGTCTCCGCTTGACCCAGCTTTTACAATAGCACCGCGTGAGAATAATCACAAGAGCAAAGCGGCCTGTGGGAGGTAGCCGTCCTTGCACCACCCGGCTGCGCCACAAAATTTGGTTTCGGCGCTGCACGTGGCGCGGAGGGGCCGTTGTGGAACCCGTGCCCCGTGGCGGGTTTTGGAAGGAGTGCCATGGGCCTCCGCTCCCCCGGCGGCCCCACATTTCCCACCACGGAACGCGGAGCGGCAGCCGGCCTTGCCGCGTGAAGCAATAAGCGACTTGGTGCCTGGCTGCCCCGCGTCCCGAGACCCACGGCCCGCATAGAAAACCCGGGAGTGCAACCCGGGCGCCACCCGCCCCTTGATTTTCCTGGGCAAAGGGGGGATACTTTCGACGGCTGCTTTCGCGAGAAAGTGGGACGTGTGTCCCACTTTTTTTTCGAGGTGGCCGAGGTGATGGGGTGAAGAGGTTACCCGAGGAGCTGACGACTAAGCTCGAGGCCCTGGTGGCCAGCGAGGGCATGGAGCTGTTGGCGGTGGAGTTTGCCGGAACAGCCAAAAAGCCCATCCTCCGCTTGGTCATTGACCGCGAAGGCGGGGTGAGCCTCGATGACTGCGCGCTGGTTTCCGAGCAAGCCAGCGTGCTTCTGGATGTCTATGATCCGTTCCCCGGCGCCTACACCCTGGAGGTTTCCTCTCCGGGGATGGAGCGCAAGTTTTACCGCCGGGAGGACTACCTGCGGTTTGTGGGGCAAGCGGTGCGGGTGCGCATGGCCCCCACCTGGAGCGGGGCCAAGGTCATCGAGGGGTACCTGGAGGGTCTGGAGGCAGGGATGGTGCGGGTGCGGGACCCGCAGGACGTGGTGCATCTTTTGCCGGAACGTGAGATATTTGAAACGCGCTTGGCGCCCTTTGCCGAAGAAAGTTGGCGCGCCAAGCCCAAGGGTCGAGGGAAGAAGCCATGAAGCTTGCACAACTGAAAGGTCTTATTCACCAGGCAGCCGCCGAAAGGGAAATTACCCCTGAGCGCATGGTGCAGGCGCTCGAGGACGCCATTGCCCAGGCGGCGAGAAAGCACTTTAAGGAAAAGGGGGTTCAGGCCAAGGTGGACCTGGAAACCGGAGAGATCTCCTGCCTGCGCGTGCGGCAGGTGGTGGCCACCCCGGAAGAGGTCAAAAACCCCACCGAAGCCATCACCCTGGAGGAAGCGCAAAAGCTCGATCCCAACGTGAAAGTTGGTGACACCCTGGTGCTCGGAGAATTGGACGCCGAACAGCTCGGCCGCATTGCCGCCCAGGCTGCCCGGCAGATGCTCTTCCAGCGGGTGCGGGAAGCGGAAAGGGACAACATTCACCGCGAGTACTCGCAAAAGATCGGGGAAATGGTCAACGGAATCGTCAAGCGCATCGAGCGGGGCGATGTCATCGTGGATTTGGGGCGCACCGAGGGGATCCTCCCCAAGCGCGAGCAGATCCGCTCCGAACGCTTCAACCAGGGGGAAAGGGTGCGGGCGGTGATCGTGGAGGTCACCAAGGACGCCAACAAACCGCAGGTGGTGCTTTCCCGCACCTCGCCCATGCTTTTGGTGCGGCTTCTGGAAATGGAGGTGCCGGAAATCTTCGATGGCACCGTGGTGATCAAGGGCTGCGTCCGGGCTCCGGGCGAGCGGGCGAAGGTGGCGGTGACCTCCCGGGACCGGGAGGTGGACCCCATCGGCGCCTGCGTGGGCATGCGGGGTACCCGCGTGCAGGCCATCATGCGCGAGCTCAAAGGGGAAAAGGTGGACATCATCCCCTGGTCCCCAGACCTGGTGACCTTCGTGCAGGCCGCCTTGGCCCCGGCCAAGGTCAACCGGGTGCGGGTGGACGAGGAAGTGATTGAAGAGCCGTTGCGGGACG contains:
- a CDS encoding CDGSH iron-sulfur domain-containing protein; translation: MAEPTIAQKKPYKLEMEPGTYFWCACGRSANQPFCDGSHKGTGFSPVKVEITEKQLVAWCGCKHSGKGAFCDGTHRTLPE
- a CDS encoding TGS domain-containing protein, yielding MPANLTPQYKAAEAKFRAARTLEEKRQALEEMLATIPKHKGTEKLQADIKRRLARLRQEEESRAAKHGLTFKVEPEGAAQVVILGPPNAGKSSLLAAVTRAEPAIADFPFTTTRPQPGMMPFEDVHVQLVDLPPVTASHLDPWLPNVVRGADAAILVVDPTSPELPEDVEEVRQRLAEVRIPLVGALPEDADPRDTPLPTLMVISKVDRAREEDLQVLEEMYGGEYPMVRISVANHQGLGTFKVKLWRMLQLVRVYTKPPGKPADRTSPFVLPQGSTVLDLAERIHRDIAEKLAFARVWGGKLDGQKVSRDFELRDRDVVELHY
- a CDS encoding sodium:solute symporter family protein; translation: MSVAPLFLLLLGVALALALVRRRLSAAGFLAADHQAGAVLTGLAGTAIGLSAFVFVGGPALFAQLGSGAFWLILSAPFTGVLQCWVVGGWILAHHPRPLTVPELLGQRFGPGVRVTAAVLVALGCLAALSVQARAVAVLAEGLGGGSGEVWALAVFLATAAYMAAGGMRAGVWVDAVQGVIMGLVAVALAASALLHTREAVANLFAAGSPWLTVFGKVPPSQAVAWYLLFCLGTLAQPHYLQKFFLLRSREELRRFPWVLTVSLMAVLTVWVGVGLSALALVQQGELPAGAGDAVVPLLLKRLGPTAVLAAAVGCLAAIMSTVASFCNLLSACLAYDLPQALGRPGWSLAWSRVVTLAGGLLGTLLGVGSSRSVAFLGVLGWGFFTASLLPAVLAARFSLGSSRALVTAMVLGAGVCAGLELFRPHLPMGLEPGLLGASLGLLWLVAFSREET
- a CDS encoding endonuclease III domain-containing protein, yielding MSWTKEDLTWLLTTLHGAVRGFPATTLAHVEKSRDPFRLLVACVISLRTKDQVTAQAAARLFAVAPDAMSLSQLPAERIAQLIYPAGFYRTKARQLQKLAQILVERWGGRVPESREELLSLPGVGRKTANLVLGLGFGIPAICVDTHVHRIANRLGLVQTRRPEETETALEQVLPSEWWIPINDVLVTFGQEVCTPVSPRCSRCPVSSRCPKIGVNRQR
- the mdh gene encoding malate dehydrogenase yields the protein MKKPKITVIGAGNVGSTTAMRLAESGLGDVVLVDVVEGMPQGKALDLYQAAPVVHHDSILVGTNDYGPTEGSDIVVMTAGLARKPGMSRDDLQDANAKIVAECMSRVAKTSRDAIVIMVTNPLDVMCEVARRVTGFPRERVIGMAGILDTARMRAFIAMEMGVSTESVFAIVLGGHGDSMVPLPRYTTVSGVPLPELLPKEKIDAIVQRTAQGGGEIVKLLKTGSAYYAPAAGVWEMVDSIVRDRKKILPCSVYLQGEFGLKDVWVGVPCKLGASGMEGVFELKLTQEELALLHKSAADVKNQMNKLPADFGV
- a CDS encoding ribosome maturation factor RimP, which encodes MKRLPEELTTKLEALVASEGMELLAVEFAGTAKKPILRLVIDREGGVSLDDCALVSEQASVLLDVYDPFPGAYTLEVSSPGMERKFYRREDYLRFVGQAVRVRMAPTWSGAKVIEGYLEGLEAGMVRVRDPQDVVHLLPEREIFETRLAPFAEESWRAKPKGRGKKP
- the nusA gene encoding transcription termination factor NusA; protein product: MKLAQLKGLIHQAAAEREITPERMVQALEDAIAQAARKHFKEKGVQAKVDLETGEISCLRVRQVVATPEEVKNPTEAITLEEAQKLDPNVKVGDTLVLGELDAEQLGRIAAQAARQMLFQRVREAERDNIHREYSQKIGEMVNGIVKRIERGDVIVDLGRTEGILPKREQIRSERFNQGERVRAVIVEVTKDANKPQVVLSRTSPMLLVRLLEMEVPEIFDGTVVIKGCVRAPGERAKVAVTSRDREVDPIGACVGMRGTRVQAIMRELKGEKVDIIPWSPDLVTFVQAALAPAKVNRVRVDEEVIEEPLRDAEGKVAVDEEGKPITITKRRPVMEVVVSSEQYSMAIGKNGQNVKLADKLTGCKIIIKTEKEVKDEISSALAALLREVEGELAEEMSEKEEAPTAVEYDLVIPLEDVPGISERMRERLTEHGISHAQALANTPAEKLMEIPGIGPHSAAKLIEAAKQALEAQVASRSEE